In one Vagococcus entomophilus genomic region, the following are encoded:
- the purR gene encoding pur operon repressor, which translates to MKIRRSERLIDMTQYLLEHPHTLVSLTYFSERYASAKSSISEDLSIIKKTFKQRGTGILETIPGAAGGVRFIPEISFEAAKQIVDSLCERLSERERLLPGGYVYLSDLLGEPDLLRKVGQIIASKYNNRKIDAVMTVATKGVPIAQAVSYYLNVPFVIVRRDSKITEGSTVSVNYVSGSSERVEKMELSKRSLKRGSRVLVVDDFMKGGGTVNGMTSLIDEFEAELVGITVFAESTFSGRRMIEDYHSLLCVKEVDTQTKTIKVVPGNYFDQASSEK; encoded by the coding sequence ATGAAAATAAGAAGAAGTGAACGGCTTATTGATATGACACAGTATTTACTCGAACATCCACATACGCTTGTGTCGTTGACCTATTTTTCTGAGCGTTATGCCTCTGCCAAGTCTTCTATAAGTGAAGATTTGTCGATTATAAAGAAAACATTTAAGCAAAGAGGAACAGGGATTTTAGAAACGATTCCAGGTGCTGCGGGAGGTGTTCGCTTTATCCCAGAGATTTCATTTGAAGCTGCTAAGCAAATCGTGGACTCCTTATGCGAACGTTTGTCTGAAAGAGAACGTTTGCTTCCAGGTGGGTATGTCTATCTATCTGATTTGTTAGGAGAACCCGATTTACTCAGAAAAGTAGGACAAATTATTGCTTCAAAGTATAATAATCGAAAAATTGACGCGGTGATGACAGTCGCAACCAAAGGTGTTCCAATCGCACAAGCTGTTTCATATTATTTAAATGTTCCTTTTGTAATCGTTCGTCGCGATTCAAAAATTACCGAAGGATCTACTGTGAGTGTCAATTATGTGTCGGGCTCCTCAGAACGTGTAGAAAAAATGGAATTATCAAAACGTAGTCTAAAACGTGGCTCGCGTGTGCTAGTGGTAGATGACTTTATGAAAGGCGGAGGCACGGTCAATGGTATGACGAGTTTGATCGACGAGTTTGAAGCAGAGCTTGTAGGGATTACGGTCTTTGCCGAATCAACATTTAGTGGACGCAGAATGATTGAGGATTATCATTCTTTATTATGTGTCAAAGAAGTAGATACCCAAACAAAAACAATCAAAGTAGTCCCCGGAAATTACTTTGATCAAGCATCGAGTGAAAAATGA
- the glmU gene encoding bifunctional UDP-N-acetylglucosamine diphosphorylase/glucosamine-1-phosphate N-acetyltransferase GlmU gives MNTRYAVILAAGQGSRMKSSLYKVLHPVAGKAMVEHVLEQVEALAPTQIVTVVGCGAELVKEQLGNRSEYALQEEQLGTGHAVMVTKELLANKKGTTLVLCGDTPLLTSETLEQLIAHHEQTKAKATVLTAKTDTPTGYGRIIRDKEHYVEKIVEQKDATDAEQKITEINTGTYCFDNEFLYKALEQVGNKNAQGEYYLTDVIGILKYAGENVSAYVMPVFEDSLGVNDRVALSKANQQMRMRINHEHMVNGVTFVDPNTTYIDADVVIGNDTCLEAGVVLKGKTVIGSNCFIGAHSEIKDSVIEDEVVVTSSNIEQSIVRKGSDVGPYAHLRPQADIGPNVHIGNFVEVKNAQINQGTKVGHLTYIGDATLGENINVGCGVIFVNYDGVNKHRTTVGSNSFIGSNSNLIAPLTVGEKSFIAAGSTITKDVPVEALAIARQKQENKEGYAKKLPPLQ, from the coding sequence TTGAATACGCGATACGCGGTGATTTTAGCAGCAGGACAAGGTTCAAGAATGAAGTCCTCATTATATAAGGTGTTACATCCTGTAGCAGGAAAAGCGATGGTAGAACATGTCTTAGAACAAGTAGAAGCATTAGCACCCACTCAGATTGTGACAGTAGTAGGATGCGGAGCGGAGCTAGTCAAAGAGCAATTAGGCAACCGTAGTGAATATGCCTTGCAAGAAGAACAGCTTGGTACAGGACATGCGGTAATGGTGACAAAAGAGTTGCTGGCAAATAAAAAAGGAACCACACTGGTACTTTGTGGAGACACGCCACTTTTAACGAGTGAAACGCTAGAACAACTGATTGCACATCATGAACAAACAAAGGCTAAAGCAACTGTTTTGACTGCAAAAACTGATACTCCAACAGGTTATGGTAGAATTATTCGGGATAAAGAGCATTATGTTGAAAAAATTGTGGAACAAAAAGATGCTACTGACGCTGAACAAAAAATCACAGAAATTAACACTGGAACCTATTGTTTTGACAACGAATTTTTATATAAAGCGTTAGAGCAAGTTGGTAATAAAAATGCTCAAGGAGAATATTATTTAACCGATGTGATTGGAATTTTGAAATACGCTGGCGAAAATGTGAGTGCTTATGTGATGCCTGTATTTGAAGATTCTTTGGGGGTAAATGATCGAGTAGCACTTTCAAAAGCTAATCAGCAAATGCGCATGCGAATTAATCACGAACATATGGTGAATGGTGTCACCTTTGTTGACCCTAATACCACCTATATTGATGCAGATGTAGTGATTGGTAATGACACATGTTTGGAAGCAGGAGTTGTTTTAAAAGGAAAAACAGTGATTGGATCTAACTGTTTCATTGGGGCACACTCTGAAATTAAAGATAGTGTGATTGAAGATGAGGTTGTAGTAACGTCTTCTAATATTGAACAATCAATTGTTCGTAAGGGGAGCGACGTAGGACCCTATGCACATTTGCGACCGCAAGCAGATATTGGGCCAAATGTACATATCGGAAATTTTGTCGAAGTGAAAAATGCCCAAATCAATCAAGGGACTAAAGTGGGACACCTGACATACATAGGGGATGCTACTTTAGGCGAAAATATCAACGTGGGCTGTGGAGTGATCTTTGTGAACTACGACGGAGTCAACAAGCATCGTACAACTGTTGGATCAAATAGCTTTATTGGCTCTAACTCCAACCTGATTGCACCGCTAACAGTTGGCGAGAAGAGTTTTATTGCAGCCGGATCGACCATTACAAAAGATGTTCCAGTAGAAGCATTGGCTATCGCTAGACAAAAACAAGAGAATAAAGAAGGATACGCAAAAAAAC